A single genomic interval of Antechinus flavipes isolate AdamAnt ecotype Samford, QLD, Australia chromosome 1, AdamAnt_v2, whole genome shotgun sequence harbors:
- the SEC61G gene encoding protein transport protein Sec61 subunit gamma isoform X2, whose product MDQVMQFVEPSRQFVKDSIRLVKRCTKPDRKEFQKIAMATAIGFAIMGFIGFFVKLIHIPINNIIVGG is encoded by the exons ATGGATCAGGTAATGCAATTTGTTGAACCTAGTCGGCAGTTTGTGAAGGACTCAATTCGGCTTGTCAAAAGATGTACCAAGCCAGATAGAAAAG AATTCCAGAAGATCGCTATGGCAACAGCAATAGGATTTGCTATAATGGGattcattggattttttgttAAATTGATCCATATCCCTATTAATAACATCATTGT TGGTGGCTGA